One window of the Hoplias malabaricus isolate fHopMal1 chromosome Y, fHopMal1.hap1, whole genome shotgun sequence genome contains the following:
- the LOC136678574 gene encoding uncharacterized protein, with product MYSVEDLLISHGYKLPRSGPASSSSSAPYDNRNNECRRDNVENRPAAGGGGGALNGFGTAEGGADGRTETGTGAYRPAQTVKAYPENNNNINEGHERIQRRLEVPVGFLGDLQPLGDSLATDSGFYDAPSLTFSEHTEERDVAYWRRRGQDFSALLDYGDPRELRVSGGLWRGPLLAAEELRAERPLARWEDGSWIREPIDSGPETLRVTGERKCQSLGTEEWRPAVGLGRQLSDGEAERWSQEQQHRLRPAEGSVPATVRMKSQSLPRVLSPEDPQYREHPQTGAPSQAIVQRNTSSVPYGRYQSEWQMGERWSGQTHGQGPVALVPKPRFSRPVKPPSYETHQQNRGSWETLSSEPVSKPRDRSLCYSQSFEPLRDRSGCYSQSAEPLRDRSICFSQSAEPLRDRIVSHSQSAEPLRDRFISHSQSADLLRDRFITHSHSADLLRDRSLCYSQSSELLRDRSICYSQSAELLRPEAYRADLLYQELTGMEPPGYIPPPSYRRFMPPRGGQIFRADSALVRWKREPVSAEMGEWFSRTAGMSWSERREDRSMAVVPRRPTHPGPVVPNRPGHVQYVPFDDPRVRHISGGPGGNSLTDADKIRHVNKELPCAAALGQSTHDSAFLPAQGPSTDTHKPALSEHENASRWHRGLNKGSESVGPEQSFSKIHTSFQARPAPSVVKVDRAADQQVRVDRLPDQAQVKAERVTEQVKVDRAAEQGKADKVTEQAKPDRVAEQVKVERVAEVKPDRFTDKQIKPERMPEQTKIDRIPDQVKTDRYSEKQIKVDVKIERIPDKPLKVDRILDKPSKVERVPEKQLKADRIPEKSKSDKMAEKQSKTDKLTEKLIKSEKQTKSDLNMDQIKSDKVADKQTKADKSIDKGSSESVSTVKTEPAQEPEKKSVKKKLSETIFCLVSVPLSQSSGKSRDQNNNEEKEPESPPIPPPPPPSSSSENSNTLGSLPNQSLKSTSTTSTDLELQALTLGSASSSIITRRAHRRRNSRTRIIKPNPHDELRRYSGAWPGDQYRDQETQTSPELAKSAQHPGPDRMEAQPLPAVPEAEVPAETGAGAPSAAGATGSTGGTGPPGGSGAPGPTGPTGTTGTTGATGAPGVSDPSTPYGYPMKGQKSLKPSSNSAFSRTGTFKSTGSHRPPLHPPPHPPPPPPTQPPSQPPPPPPTQPPKSPPLDQAEDAGPGQCLMKPVSRRSWDAVEELESIQKELQEQASKRPTVDQCIEDLNEAYKDILELSTASNNLSSRSSMQIPDRIKARLSADPLGMPATTLRPSLVPGSDPEYREVKSAFSRPSTGKSVSFSKQLREEICPAPPPPETGFRDYKTVMSQITHRKACRSVKLDLLLSRDTSFKDETLAALTASSSSMGAEIPWADRQPMQDASTLTSPPDYEHICQTLQMARDSGAISRGASVKSKPGSAMSVDTPHHVAMPGGSAVDSEQPCCSLALDNEKQARQEPISLFREERSSGFRRVMSQSTKFLGNRGVLCSMATGKPTGDKAGLEANLEVPADWQMQLSLAEKHIATLITGEGSKHGSAENLDETSKVEDAEGFPASEEKEDETHKTGKDEDNAACKEKDTQIELQDNEPTQGAESQLPVEVESDSANTEEKIQLDSEKSEQDDSMTRTDVGEQIQEGEETHEPKIEPSLTRSNKAVMWTHTGVDPGQLPEFPPDHLPLSVLAYSNRRLSLGLDCERASWDGESWSNGGGWARERRSLDAEREDLDGDRWGLDGDRQQPSGEKRGLGGWRGCDIDRQGADDSAWDLDAEKQLKDISDQGLDVEEKQENVKETQEQSEDKTSAPSKKQLEGDKHTAPDKGQIRGAEFLSGVREVVQVSSLGRRGRGISQRIEALHDRFMAPPGHGSEERLARMREVDTVSRMRRLSLRSTDSWDGLYGVSFVTRAEEVDRVEHSLPSSLELPNTAEIVERESSASCTDSSEPGETQDNQPIPTESQEPTDVEKS from the exons ATGTACAGTGTGGAGGACCTGCTGATCTCTCATGGATACAAACTGCCCAGGAGTGGCcccgcctcctcctcctcatcggCGCCTTACGACAATCGCAACAACGAGTGTCGCCGTGACAACGTGGAGAACCGTCCCGCTGCTGGTGGAGGGGGTGGGGCCCTGAATGGTTTTGGGACGGCGGAGGGGGGAGCGGACGGAAGGACAGAAACAGGGACGGGAGCGTACAGACCGGCTCAGACTGTAAAAGCGTACCccgaaaacaacaataacattaacgagGGACATGAACGAATCCAGAGGAGGCTGGAAGTTCCTGTTGGTTTCCTTGGGGACCTGCAGCCTCTGGGAGACTCTCTTGCTACTGACAGTGG GTTTTATGATGCCCCCAGCTTGACATTTTCTGAGCATACAGAAGAACGAGATGTCGCCTACTGGAGAAGGAGAGGACAGGATTTCAGCGCCCTGTTGGATTATGGTGATCCGAGAGAGTTGCGAGTGTCTGGAGGGCTATGGAGAGGTCCATTGCTGGCGGCTGAGGAACTGAGGGCAGAAAGGCCATTGGCACGATGGGAGGATGGGTCATGGATCCGAGAGCCCATAGACTCAGGCCCAGAGACTTTGCGAGTGACTGGGGAGAGGAAATGCCAGAGCCTAGGTACAGAGGAGTGGCGCCCTGCAGTGGGTCTTGGTCGACAGCTGTCTGATGGGGAGGCTGAACGCTGGTCTCAGGAACAGCAGCATCGTCTGCGGCCTGCAGAGGGCAGTGTGCCTGCCACGGTCAGGATGAAATCTCAGTCACTGCCTCGTGTTCTCTCTCCAGAAGATCCACAATACAGAGAACATCCCCAAACAGGTGCCCCAAGCCAGGCCATCGTACAAAGGAATACCAGCTCTGTGCCGTATGGTCGTTATCAAAGTGAATGGCAAATGGGAGAGCGGTGGAGTGGTCAGACTCATGGTCAAGGTCCTGTTGCACTTGTGCCAAAGCCACGGTTCAGTCGCCCTGTAAAGCCCCCTTCTTATGAGACTCACCAGCAAAACCGGGGCAGCTGGGAAACACTCTCCTCTGAACCAGTGTCCAAACCGAGAGACCGGTCCCTTTGCTATTCTCAGAGCTTTGAACCATTAAGAGACAGGTCTGGATGTTATTCTCAGAGTGCAGAACCCTTAAGAGATCGATCCATTTGCTTTTCACAGAGTGCAGAACCTCTAAGGGATCGTATAGTGAGCCACTCCCAGAGTGCGGAACCACTACGAGATCGATTCATTAGTCACTCACAAAGTGCAGACTTGTTAAGAGATCGCTTTATAACCCATTCTCACAGTGCTGACCTGTTAAGGGACAGATCACTTTGTTATTCTCAGAGCTCAGAACTACTCAGAGACAGGTCCATATGTTACTCACAGAGTGCAGAGCTACTGAGACCAGAGGCATACAGGGCAGACCTGCTTTATCAGGAATTGACTGGTATGGAGCCACCTGGATACATCCCACCCCCATCTTACAGGAGATTTATGCCTCCCAGGGGTGGACAGATTTTTCGTGCAGACTCTGCCCTCGTCCGATGGAAGCGAGAACCAGTAAGTGCCGAGATGGGTGAGTGGTTTTCTAGAACAGCAGGAATGTCATGGTCAGAACGTCGGGAAGACAGGAGCATGGCGGTAGTCCCCAGAAGGCCAACGCATCCAGGACCTGTTGTACCAAATCGGCCAGGGCACGTGCAGTATGTCCCATTTGATGACCCGCGCGTCAGGCACATCTCAGGGGGGCCAGGTGGAAACTCGCTCACAGACGCGGACAAGATCCGTCACGTCAACAAAGAGCTTCCCTGCGCTGCAGCTTTAGGACAATCCACACATGATAGTGCCTTCCTCCCTGCCCAAGGGCCGAGCACGGACACTCACAAACCAGCTCTCAGTGAACATGAGAATGCGAGTCGATGGCACAGGGGGTTGAACAAAGGCAGTGAAAGTGTAGGACCAGAGCAGAGCTTTTCGAAGATTCACACATCCTTTCAGGCCAGGCCCGCACCATCGGTCGTCAAAGTTGATAGAGCTGCAGACCAGCAGGTGAGGGTAGACAGGCTTCCAGACCAGGCTCAAGTCAAGGCAGAGAGGGTAACAGAACAGGTTAAAGTGGACAGAGCTGCAGAACAGGGAAAAGCAGACAAAGTCACAGAGCAAGCAAAGCCGGACAGAGTTGCAGAACAAGTCAAAGTTGAAAGAGTTGCAGAAGTCAAGCcagacagatttacagacaAGCAGATTAAACCAGAGAGAATGCCAGAACAGACTAAGATAGACAGAATTCCTGACCAGGTTAAAACTGATAGATACtctgaaaaacaaattaaagtgGATGTTAAAATAGAAAGAATTCCAGACAAACCACTTAAAGTtgacagaattttagacaagcCAAGTAAAGTGGAGAGAGTTCCAGAAAAGCAACTCAAAGCAGACAGAATTCCAGAAAAATCCAAATCTgacaaaatggcagaaaaacaaagtaaaacagATAAATTAACAGAAAAGCTGATTAAATCAGAGAAGCAGACAAAATCAGATCTAAATATGGACCAAATAAAAAGCGATAAAGTCGCTGACAAACAGACAAAAGCGGACAAGTCCATTGACAAAGGTTCTTCAGAGAGTGTTTCCACAGTAAAGACGGAACCAGCCCAGGAGCCAGAGAAAAAGAGCGTGAAGAAGAAATTAAGTGAGACCATTTTCTGTTTGGTGTCTGTCCCCCTTTCCCAGTCTAGTGGAAAGTCCAGAGATCAAAACAACAATgaagaaaaagaaccggaatcCCCTCCaattcctcctccacctccaccaagCTCCTCCAGTGAGAACAGCAACACCCTTGGCTCCCTGCCAAACCAAAGCCTCAAAAGCACATCAACCACCTCCACCGACTTGGAACTACAAGCACTCACACTCGGCAGCGCGTCCAGTAGCATTATCACGAGAAGAGCTCATCGCAGGAGGAACTCTCGCACTAGGATCATTAAACCAAATCCACATGATGAGTTGAGACGATATTCTGGGGCTTGGCCTGGAGACCAGTATCGTGACCAGGAAACCCAGACTAGCCCTGAACTCGCCAAGAGTGCTCAACATCCGGGTCCTGATAGAATGGAAGCACAACCCTTGCCTGCTGTCCCAGAAGCCGAGGTACCTGCGGAAACTGGAGCAGGAGCTCCAAGTGCTGCTGGAGCTACAGGGTCGACAGGGGGCACAGGACCTCCAGGTGGTTCAGGGGCACCAGGGCCTACTGGGCCTACGGGGACTACAGGGACCACAGGGGCTACAGGTGCCCCTGGGGTTTCAGACCCAAGTACTCCCTATGGCTATCCCATGAAAGGTCAGAAGAGCTTGAAACCATCCAGCAACAGCGCCTTTTCAAGGACAGGTACTTTCAAGAGCACAGGTTCCCACAGACCTCCACTACACCCTCCTCCACAccctccacccccacctccaACCCAGCCTCCATCCCAGCCTCCACCACCGCCCCCAACACAGCCCCCCAAGTCACCCCCTTTGGACCAGGCTGAAGATGCTGGCCCTGGTCAATGCCTAATGAAGCCAGTGAGCCGAAGGTCCTGGGATGCCGTAGAGGAGCTGGAATCTATTCAGAAAGAACTGCAGGAGCAAGCGAGTAAGCGTCCTACGGTGGACCAATGCATTGAAGATCTTAACGAGGCCTACAAAGACATCCTGGAGCTCAGCACTGCCAGCAATAACCTCTCCAGCCGCTCCTCCATGCAAATCCCTGACCGCATCAAAGCTAGACTGTCTGCTGATCCCCTGGGAATGCCTGCAACTACACTTCGACCCAGCCTGGTCCCAGGGAGCGACCCAGAATACAGGGAGGTTAAGAGTGCCTTTTCCCGACCATCAACTGGGAAGAGTGTTAGCTTCAGCAAACAGCTAAGGGAGGAAATTTGCCCTGCGCCTCCTCCTCCAGAAACAGGTTTCCGAGATTACAAAACAGTAATGTCCCAGATAACTCACCGCAAAGCCTGTAGATCAGTGAAGCTGGACCTCCTGCTTTCTAGGGACACTTCATTCAAAGATGAAACCTTGGCTGCACTAACTGCCTCCTCGTCGTCCATGGGAGCTGAGATCCCTTGGGCAGACAGGCAGCCCATGCAGGATGCCTCCACTCTAACCAGCCCCCCTGACTACGAGCACATTTGTCAAACGCTCCAAATGGCCCGGGATTCTGGGGCCATCAGCCGAGGGGCTTCTGTAAAATCCAAACCGGGTAGCGCCATGAGCGTCGACACCCCACACCACGTGGCCATGCCTGGTGGATCTGCAGTAGATTCCGAGCAGCCTTGCTGCTCCTTAGCATTAGATAATGAAAAACAGGCGAGACAGGAGCCCATCTCTTTATTCAGGGAAGAGAGAAGCTCAGGCTTTAGACGGGTAATGAGCCAGagtaccaaattccttggtaaCAGGGGTGTACTCTGTAGTATGGCAACTGGCAAGCCAACAGGAGACAAAGCAGGCTTAGAAGCGAACCTTGAAGTACCAGCGGATTGGCAGATGCAGCTGTCTTTAGCTGAGAAGCATATTGCTACTCTCATCACAGGGGAAGGGTCCAAACATGGTTCAGCTGAAAACTTGGATGAAACGAGTAAGGTTGAGGACGCAGAAGGTTTTCCTGCCAGCGAGGAAAAAGAAGACGAAACACACAAGACAGGGAAAGATGAGGATAATGCCGCTTGTAAAGAAAAGGATACACAAATAGAGCTGCAAGATAATGAACCGACACAAGGTGCTGAAAGTCAGCTGCCTGTAGAAGTAGAGTCTGATAGCGCTAATACAGAAGAGAAGATCCAGTTAGATTCAGAAAAGAGCGAGCAAGATGACTCCATGACAAGGACAGATGTGGGTGAGCAAATCCAGGAGGGTGAGGAAACTCATGAGCCCAAGATAGAACCCAGTCTTACAAGATCAAATAAGGCTGTGATGTGGACACATACAGGAGTGGACCCAGGGCAACTGCCAGAGTTTCCTCCTGATCACTTACCCTTGTCTGTGCTAGCGTATTCAAATCGTAGGTTATCTTTAGGGTTGGATTGTGAAAGAGCAAGCTGGGATGGAGAAAGTTGGAGCAATGGGGGTGGTTGGGCAAGAGAGAGGCGATCCCTTGATGCAGAAAGGGAGGATTTAGATGGGGACAGATGGGGTTTAGATGGGGACAGACAGCAACCTAGTGGTGAAAAGCGGGGTCTAGGGGGTTGGAGAGGGTGTGACATTGACAGGCAGGGTGCTGATGATTCAGCCTGGGATTTAGATGCTGAAAAGCAACTGAAGGACATAAGTGATCAAGGGTTGGATGTGGAGGAGAAGCAAGAGAATGTTAAGGAAACACAGGAGCAAAGTGAAGATAAAACTAGCGCTCCATCTAAGAAACAATTAGAAGGGGACAAACATACTGCTCCAGATAAGGGACAGATTCGAGGTGCTGAATTCCTTTCAGGTGTCAGAGAGGTGGTGCAGGTGTCGAGTTTAGGGAGACGGGGCCGTGGAATTTCTCAGCGAATTGAAGCTCTGCATGATCGTTTTATGGCCCCGCCTGGACATGGGTCAGAGGAGAGACTCGCCCGTATGAGGGAGGTGGACACTGTCTCTCGCATGAGACGTCTTAGCCTCCGTAGCACAGACTCGTGGGACGGACTATACGGGGTGAGCTTTGTGACTAGAGCTGAAGAGGTGGACAGGGTTGAACATTCCCTTCCTTCCTCCCTGGAGCTTCCAAACACAGCAGAGATAGTGGAGAGAGAAAGCAGTGCGTCCTGTACAGACAGCAGTGAGCCTGGTGAAACACAGGATAACCAGCCAATCCCAACAG AGTCGCAGGAGCCCACCGACGTGGAGAAGTCATAG